From a region of the Teredinibacter turnerae genome:
- a CDS encoding acyl-CoA dehydrogenase C-terminal domain-containing protein, whose amino-acid sequence MPDYKAPLDDIRFVIERQLATYELWHSLRNFEDLDKNTVEAILSECGKIAGDAIAPCSREADEQGCQLQDGKVAVPQGFADAYQLLCDGGWCSLSGNPEFGGMGLPKSLVAAVDEMVQGACMSFGLLPMLTAGACLAIDAHGSDALKSTYLEKMYSGAWSGAMDLTEPHAGTDLGLIRTRAEPLDDGSYAVTGTKIFITWGEHQLAENIIHLVLAKLPDAPTGSRGISMFLVPKYIPDAQGEPGERNRFSCGGLEKKMGIKASPTCVMNFDGARGWLVGEPHKGLQAMFTMMNYERLVVGIQGVGAAEASYQNAVSYARERLQGRSPGGAHSPEKEADNLLVHPDVRRMLLTMRALNEAGRAFYIYVSQWLDIAKFSDDQQRKTQAEALVALLTPVAKGFMTDRAFEVAVLGQQVYGGHGFIREWGQEQLVRDTRITQIYEGTNGVQAMDLVGRKTVATHGQLLDVFVGDVDAFVAGLVNKRELSNLITPLQQAIVLLQTTTHSIVQQSADNRFLPGAVAVDYQDMVGYVCYAYMWLRAAAAVRGDDSDFACAKRATAEFYMLKLLPQVDTLARRVVAGSAPVMAMRDDWF is encoded by the coding sequence ATGCCTGATTATAAAGCCCCCCTCGACGACATCCGTTTCGTTATAGAACGTCAGTTGGCCACCTATGAGTTGTGGCATTCTCTCCGCAATTTTGAAGATCTCGATAAAAATACCGTTGAAGCCATTCTCTCCGAGTGTGGAAAAATCGCTGGCGATGCGATTGCTCCTTGCAGCCGGGAGGCGGACGAGCAGGGCTGTCAGTTGCAGGATGGCAAAGTAGCCGTTCCGCAGGGATTTGCCGATGCGTATCAGCTGTTGTGTGATGGCGGTTGGTGCAGTTTGAGTGGAAATCCCGAGTTTGGCGGAATGGGATTGCCGAAAAGCCTGGTTGCGGCGGTGGACGAAATGGTTCAGGGCGCGTGTATGTCATTTGGTTTACTGCCGATGCTGACTGCGGGTGCGTGCCTTGCCATCGATGCGCACGGTAGTGATGCGCTTAAATCTACCTACCTGGAAAAAATGTACTCAGGCGCCTGGAGCGGTGCGATGGATCTGACTGAACCCCACGCGGGAACAGATCTTGGTCTAATTCGTACGCGCGCGGAACCGCTGGACGATGGAAGTTATGCCGTTACCGGCACGAAAATATTTATTACCTGGGGTGAGCATCAACTAGCGGAAAATATTATTCACCTCGTGTTGGCTAAATTACCGGATGCACCCACAGGTTCACGCGGGATCTCCATGTTTTTAGTGCCCAAATATATTCCTGATGCGCAGGGTGAACCTGGCGAGCGCAACCGGTTCAGTTGTGGTGGGCTCGAGAAAAAAATGGGGATCAAAGCATCGCCCACTTGCGTGATGAATTTTGACGGCGCTCGCGGTTGGCTTGTGGGAGAGCCTCATAAAGGTTTGCAGGCGATGTTCACAATGATGAATTACGAGCGCCTGGTGGTCGGTATTCAGGGGGTTGGCGCTGCTGAGGCGTCCTATCAGAACGCGGTTTCTTATGCGCGGGAACGCCTGCAGGGGCGAAGCCCCGGGGGTGCCCATTCGCCGGAAAAAGAAGCAGACAATTTGCTCGTGCACCCGGATGTTCGCCGTATGCTGCTGACTATGCGCGCGTTAAACGAAGCGGGCCGCGCATTTTATATTTATGTATCCCAGTGGCTGGATATTGCGAAATTCTCCGACGACCAGCAGCGCAAAACACAGGCAGAAGCGCTGGTCGCTTTGCTCACCCCAGTTGCTAAGGGCTTTATGACCGACCGCGCATTTGAAGTGGCAGTATTGGGCCAGCAGGTATACGGGGGGCACGGCTTTATTCGCGAGTGGGGGCAGGAGCAATTGGTCAGGGACACGCGCATCACCCAAATTTACGAAGGTACCAACGGTGTGCAAGCCATGGACCTGGTGGGGCGAAAAACTGTTGCTACGCATGGGCAGCTATTGGACGTTTTTGTTGGTGATGTGGATGCGTTCGTCGCGGGCCTCGTCAACAAGAGAGAGCTGAGTAATCTGATTACACCGCTGCAGCAGGCGATTGTGTTGCTGCAAACCACTACCCATAGCATTGTTCAGCAGTCCGCAGACAACCGCTTTTTGCCGGGCGCGGTCGCGGTAGATTATCAGGATATGGTTGGCTATGTCTGTTACGCCTACATGTGGTTGCGAGCGGCAGCAGCGGTGCGTGGCGATGACTCTGATTTTGCATGCGCCAAACGTGCGACCGCCGAGTTTTATATGTTGAAGCTGTTACCCCAGGTGGATACATTGGCGCGTAGGGTTGTTGCCGGAAGCGCTCCGGTTATGGCGATGAGGGATGACTGGTTTTAG
- the bioD gene encoding dethiobiotin synthase has protein sequence MKSYFVTGTDTDAGKTLIASALLLKAQQQGWATLGLKPVAAGGAMDGEQFCNEDALQLTANSSVQLPYELVNPVLLREPMAPHIAAQREGRRLSADKIVGFYRGAVMGLRGETTPDLCLVEGAGGWRVPLNNAVTMAEVAKLLQLPVVLVVGLKLGCLNHAILTAEAIARDGLVLAGWVASQTDPQMAVVDENLTTLARYISAPCLGFVPPLVDPSPEAAADFLNIEPLGLAG, from the coding sequence ATGAAGAGTTATTTTGTCACGGGTACCGACACCGATGCGGGCAAAACATTGATTGCCAGCGCGTTGTTGCTGAAAGCGCAACAGCAAGGTTGGGCGACGTTGGGCCTTAAGCCGGTAGCGGCGGGTGGTGCGATGGATGGCGAGCAGTTCTGCAACGAGGATGCCCTTCAGCTGACAGCCAATTCGAGCGTACAACTGCCCTATGAACTGGTGAATCCGGTGTTGTTGCGCGAGCCGATGGCACCGCATATTGCCGCGCAGCGGGAAGGGAGGCGGTTGAGTGCCGATAAAATCGTTGGCTTCTATCGTGGCGCAGTTATGGGATTGCGGGGCGAGACAACGCCAGATTTATGTTTAGTCGAAGGCGCTGGTGGCTGGCGGGTACCGTTAAATAATGCGGTCACCATGGCTGAGGTGGCGAAACTTTTGCAACTCCCTGTTGTACTGGTTGTTGGCCTGAAGCTTGGTTGTTTGAATCACGCCATACTAACGGCTGAAGCCATTGCTCGCGACGGCCTGGTGCTCGCCGGTTGGGTGGCCAGCCAGACGGATCCGCAGATGGCGGTAGTCGATGAGAACCTGACCACTCTGGCGCGCTACATCAGTGCGCCCTGTTTGGGTTTTGTGCCACCCCTTGTAGATCCTTCACCGGAAGCTGCGGCGGATTTCCTTAATATTGAACCTCTGGGGTTGGCGGGCTAA
- a CDS encoding putative metalloprotease CJM1_0395 family protein — protein MISSNLPFMFAANVAASPSPAVRRSEGLSSLDPASSAPSPELSSRDRTTASATDLSATQRVQGANEPADTGAETPDDEARLEKRLEEKQLQAEQEEIRELSARDREVRAHEQAHVAVGGQYAGAASFDYQRGPDGVRYAVSGEVPIDVGREPTPEATIEKMQVVKRAALAPAEPSAQDRRVAAEASRQEAEARQELRSEQAKNAENDTDGDRSDVSGDDSDDTLATRSTDLNETINPNRERVANASLFPSSTQQLTSRLDAEFANASGYQQRRGSILDQIV, from the coding sequence GTGATTAGTTCAAACCTGCCATTTATGTTCGCAGCGAACGTTGCTGCATCCCCAAGCCCCGCCGTTCGTCGGTCTGAGGGCTTGTCATCGTTAGATCCCGCATCATCTGCCCCCTCTCCTGAGCTTTCCTCGCGAGACCGTACGACGGCCAGCGCTACCGATTTGTCCGCGACGCAACGTGTGCAAGGTGCCAACGAGCCTGCCGATACTGGTGCTGAAACACCTGATGACGAAGCGCGTCTCGAAAAACGTCTTGAAGAAAAGCAGCTTCAGGCGGAACAAGAGGAAATTCGCGAGCTGTCTGCGCGTGATCGGGAGGTGCGTGCTCACGAGCAGGCGCATGTTGCCGTCGGCGGACAGTATGCGGGCGCTGCGAGTTTTGATTATCAGCGTGGTCCGGATGGTGTGCGATACGCGGTGAGCGGCGAAGTACCAATCGATGTAGGTCGCGAGCCTACGCCGGAAGCCACAATCGAAAAAATGCAGGTTGTTAAGCGCGCGGCACTGGCGCCTGCAGAACCGTCTGCACAGGATCGCCGGGTCGCTGCAGAAGCTTCGCGCCAGGAAGCCGAGGCCCGTCAGGAGCTGCGCAGCGAACAGGCCAAAAACGCAGAGAACGATACTGACGGTGATAGGAGTGACGTGTCTGGTGATGACAGCGATGACACCCTTGCCACTCGCTCCACCGATTTAAACGAAACCATCAACCCGAACCGGGAGCGTGTGGCCAACGCTTCGCTTTTTCCTTCCTCAACCCAACAGCTGACTTCCAGATTAGATGCCGAGTTTGCCAACGCCAGCGGCTACCAACAGCGCAGGGGCAGTATCCTCGATCAGATCGTTTAA
- the bioC gene encoding malonyl-ACP O-methyltransferase BioC, with amino-acid sequence MTEVNVRAAATPEEKPFLNRTRHEPANPQPNRSVLVFLHGWGSDKRQWQSFVPTLLEALGDEREMVFIDLPGFGDNSDFRCDDLDHMLKQLARVIPGNSTLIGWSLGGMIATQLASRHPEKIGRLITIATNPLFVKNDAEIAAGKAPWKHSMERETFSDFVNGFADDPEATLKRFIALQSMGDSERRQVTDTLKNLLSFSAHSQQASWAKALSYLDQLDNRTALRNLPQPALHIYGKSDALVPVRAGRALQGLAPSHWVESITAAGHAPHLSHPREVATMINSFLRQQAPRLSQRKRRIANSFSSAAQEYDTLARLQKRVVDSLVEFSLGTAGSVGQTLLDLGCGTGYCIERLLQQFPEITQPEGRIHALDIAEGMLDRAQQKFDELGVAEQINWHLGDMESLPFVDESFDGCISSLTVQWSENPLQLFSEMYRALKPGGWFALSTLGPETLFELRSAWRMVDEFAHVNKFLSLESVKSVAEQAGLQMVAYKSETPVLYYHSVVHLMRELKGIGAHTINEGRQHGLMGRSTFRRLEEAYDNWLDPDRGLPARYEVYYIYLRKPLDESASS; translated from the coding sequence ATGACCGAAGTCAACGTTCGAGCCGCAGCCACACCGGAAGAAAAACCCTTTCTGAATCGTACCCGCCACGAGCCCGCTAATCCGCAGCCCAATCGCTCGGTGCTGGTGTTCTTACACGGTTGGGGCAGTGATAAGCGGCAGTGGCAGAGTTTTGTGCCAACTTTGCTGGAGGCGTTGGGTGACGAACGCGAAATGGTGTTTATTGACCTCCCTGGCTTTGGCGATAACAGCGATTTTCGCTGCGACGACCTCGATCATATGCTCAAACAGCTTGCTCGTGTGATTCCAGGCAACTCTACTTTGATTGGCTGGTCGCTTGGCGGCATGATTGCTACCCAGTTGGCGAGCCGTCACCCGGAAAAAATCGGGCGTTTGATTACCATTGCCACCAACCCGCTGTTTGTTAAAAACGACGCTGAAATCGCAGCGGGCAAGGCGCCCTGGAAGCATTCCATGGAGCGCGAAACCTTCTCTGATTTTGTCAACGGATTCGCCGATGACCCGGAAGCGACCCTCAAACGCTTTATCGCGCTCCAGTCTATGGGGGACAGCGAACGCCGTCAGGTGACCGATACCCTTAAAAATCTGCTTTCTTTTTCAGCGCACAGTCAACAAGCCAGCTGGGCAAAAGCATTGAGCTATCTGGATCAGCTTGATAATCGCACGGCGCTGCGAAACTTACCTCAGCCTGCACTGCACATTTATGGCAAGTCTGATGCGTTAGTGCCCGTCCGTGCCGGGCGCGCGCTGCAGGGATTAGCGCCCTCCCATTGGGTGGAAAGCATAACCGCCGCAGGCCACGCACCACATCTCAGTCACCCTCGCGAAGTCGCAACTATGATCAACTCGTTTCTCCGCCAACAGGCGCCGCGCTTAAGTCAGCGCAAGCGTCGCATCGCTAACTCGTTCAGTAGTGCTGCCCAGGAGTACGATACCTTGGCGCGCTTGCAAAAGCGGGTGGTGGATTCGCTGGTGGAATTTAGCCTTGGTACCGCTGGCTCGGTGGGGCAAACCCTGCTGGATCTCGGTTGTGGTACCGGTTACTGCATTGAGCGTCTGCTCCAGCAGTTCCCGGAAATTACGCAGCCCGAAGGCCGAATTCACGCGTTGGATATTGCCGAAGGTATGCTTGATCGCGCGCAGCAGAAGTTCGATGAGCTGGGGGTGGCGGAACAAATTAACTGGCACCTGGGCGATATGGAGTCGCTGCCGTTTGTGGATGAATCTTTCGACGGCTGCATTTCCAGCCTGACCGTGCAGTGGAGTGAAAATCCCCTGCAGCTGTTTTCGGAAATGTATCGCGCGCTGAAACCCGGCGGTTGGTTTGCTCTGAGTACCCTCGGCCCGGAAACACTGTTCGAGTTGCGATCTGCGTGGCGCATGGTCGATGAGTTTGCTCACGTAAACAAATTTCTCAGCCTGGAGAGTGTGAAGTCCGTGGCGGAGCAGGCTGGGTTGCAGATGGTCGCCTATAAATCGGAAACGCCGGTGTTGTATTACCACAGTGTGGTGCACTTAATGCGTGAGTTGAAAGGTATCGGTGCGCACACTATTAACGAGGGCCGCCAGCATGGCTTGATGGGCCGCTCCACTTTCCGCCGTTTAGAAGAAGCGTACGACAATTGGCTCGACCCGGATCGCGGGTTGCCTGCGCGCTACGAGGTGTACTACATCTATCTGCGTAAACCGCTGGACGAGTCTGCTTCCTCTTGA